AAAGCTGCACCCGTATCCCAGTTGGGAGGCCAACAAGCTGCCCATCGAGGTGCAGCCGCAGGACCAAAAGACACCATCCGGTGGAAGTCTGGATGCCGATAAGGCTCAAGATGCCGGCATCCAGCTGAAGGACAACTCCACTGTCATTTCCACCTTCCGAATTCAAGTGGACGTATGCGATCGCCTGTGGGTGCTCGATACTGGCTTGGCGGACATCCTGGGCAGTCCCAAGCAGATCACACCCAACTCTATCCTGGTATTCGACTTGAAAACGGACACCTTACTGCGCCGTTTCACCATTCCCGCTGATCAGACCAAAGAGGACTCGTTCTTTGCAAATATTGTGAGTATTCAAAGCGCATTTGTCAAATTCTAATCTGATTCTAATCAATATTTAGGTTGTGGATGCAGACCGCTCGGAGTGCCAAGACGCCTTTGCTTACATCCCGGATTTGGGTGCCTACGGCGTGATTGTGTACTCCCTGAGGAACGACAAGTCCTATCGCGTCAAGCACAACTTCTTCCACTTTGATCCGCTGCAGGGAGATTTCAATGTTGGCGGCGTGAACTTCCAGTGGACGGATGGCGTTTTCGGCTTGGCCGTGGGTCCAATGAACCCAGATCACTCTAAGGACATTTACTTCCATGCTTTGGCCAGTACCAAGGAGTTCAAGGTTTCGAACCGAGTGCTGCAGAACGAATCGCACGTGACCAGTGGCGATTCGTACTACGATTTTAAATACGTTGGTGACCGTGGCATGAATGGCCAGTCCACCGCCGAGGTCTTTGATCCCGAGACCGGAGTCATCTTCTATACGCAGGTGAACAAAGACGCCATCGCATGTTGGAACATCAAGCGTCCATACACTCCGGACACCCAGGGGCTAATCGATTCCGATTCGCACACTCTGGTCTTTCCTAATGACATGAAAATCGACAATGAGGGCACTATTTGGGTGCTGTCCGACAAGATGCCCACATATTTGTACAAGGAACTCGATCCCTCGGCCGTCAACTATCGTATTTTGATGGGCCAGAACCGCGATCTCATCAAGGGTACACCATGCGAAATGTGATCACTTGGATATTTAAATCTACATGCTGTGTTTGTGACGCggtgcatttttgtatttacatTATGACATTATTGTTTGTTAGTAAGT
This genomic stretch from Drosophila teissieri strain GT53w chromosome 2L, Prin_Dtei_1.1, whole genome shotgun sequence harbors:
- the LOC122618662 gene encoding protein yellow, with amino-acid sequence MNPLGMVSLGLMLCLFGGLSRIASAKLEEKFSWKQLAFDWPTPEAEAEAKSNGHYIEENNLPLGVERWQNRIFVTVPRWKAGVAATLNYIDINSTEKSPKLHPYPSWEANKLPIEVQPQDQKTPSGGSLDADKAQDAGIQLKDNSTVISTFRIQVDVCDRLWVLDTGLADILGSPKQITPNSILVFDLKTDTLLRRFTIPADQTKEDSFFANIVVDADRSECQDAFAYIPDLGAYGVIVYSLRNDKSYRVKHNFFHFDPLQGDFNVGGVNFQWTDGVFGLAVGPMNPDHSKDIYFHALASTKEFKVSNRVLQNESHVTSGDSYYDFKYVGDRGMNGQSTAEVFDPETGVIFYTQVNKDAIACWNIKRPYTPDTQGLIDSDSHTLVFPNDMKIDNEGTIWVLSDKMPTYLYKELDPSAVNYRILMGQNRDLIKGTPCEM